From the genome of Cytobacillus firmus, one region includes:
- a CDS encoding exonuclease domain-containing protein, with translation MKNKENMGLLLDVETTGLGPNSDEIIELALKLFSYRADTGEILDIKDKSSFLREPISKSAKNNYSRAFRVHGIPYEAVSGKSFDDIKIKKYFFHADSVFAHNASFDRSFLYRMYPEDINELKWYCTMRSVPWKEYGFTDSRLLTLIQSHRIADSQTHRAMDDITYLLELLKKRNPAGDFYMRDVLAKGPMRKYQPAAQGRLG, from the coding sequence ATGAAAAACAAGGAAAATATGGGATTGCTGCTGGATGTGGAAACAACGGGGCTAGGACCAAATTCCGATGAAATCATTGAATTGGCATTAAAGTTATTTTCATACCGTGCCGACACAGGGGAGATTCTTGATATAAAGGATAAATCCTCATTCCTGCGGGAACCCATCAGCAAATCGGCCAAAAACAATTACAGCCGTGCATTCAGAGTCCATGGGATTCCTTATGAAGCTGTCAGCGGAAAAAGCTTTGATGATATCAAAATAAAAAAATACTTCTTTCACGCTGATTCGGTTTTCGCTCATAATGCATCCTTTGACCGCAGCTTTTTATACCGGATGTATCCGGAAGATATTAACGAATTAAAATGGTACTGCACGATGAGAAGTGTTCCTTGGAAAGAATACGGCTTTACAGACAGCCGGCTGCTAACGCTTATTCAATCCCACCGCATCGCAGACAGCCAGACACACCGCGCCATGGATGATATTACATACCTCTTAGAACTGCTGAAAAAAAGAAATCCGGCCGGTGACTTCTATATGCGTGATGTTCTGGCAAAAGGACCAATGAGAAAATACCAGCCAGCAGCTCAGGGCCGGCTTGGCTAA
- a CDS encoding DUF3784 domain-containing protein — MIGLVITQISVILLFLILGWAVRFKKAYWLISGFASRPEIEQEQLINSGYPQKTGSLLIGTAIGMLVLLPLSFTGFRFAMEVQFGFMMIVLLGGFIYLSKYEVPSKRKRSYIIALILFIVTLGPLIYLTVSSQKGYEMALTEDSFEISGMYGDKWDYRDIQSVQLLEEMPEVTWKQNGIGLPTLSQGHFKVTGYGSSLLFIQKGHTPILYIELKNEKIFVNSKDSAETESWYKVMKEEADIK; from the coding sequence ATGATTGGACTTGTCATTACACAGATTTCTGTGATTCTGCTCTTCCTGATTCTGGGATGGGCTGTACGATTCAAAAAAGCTTACTGGCTCATTTCCGGATTTGCCTCGCGGCCGGAGATTGAACAAGAACAATTAATTAACAGCGGTTATCCGCAAAAAACCGGCAGCCTGCTCATTGGCACTGCTATCGGGATGCTGGTGCTACTGCCTTTATCATTCACCGGATTCAGATTTGCAATGGAAGTGCAGTTCGGCTTTATGATGATTGTTTTGCTTGGGGGATTCATCTACTTATCGAAATATGAAGTGCCGTCTAAAAGAAAACGAAGTTATATCATCGCTCTCATTCTTTTTATTGTGACACTTGGCCCCCTCATTTACCTGACTGTCTCCAGCCAGAAAGGCTATGAAATGGCATTAACAGAGGATTCATTTGAAATCTCCGGAATGTACGGAGACAAATGGGATTATCGGGATATTCAGTCTGTTCAATTATTGGAGGAGATGCCTGAGGTAACCTGGAAGCAGAATGGAATCGGCCTCCCCACCCTTTCACAGGGGCATTTTAAAGTGACTGGCTATGGCAGCAGCTTATTATTCATACAAAAAGGCCATACGCCGATTCTATACATTGAACTTAAAAATGAGAAAATCTTTGTGAACAGCAAAGATTCCGCAGAAACAGAAAGCTGGTATAAGGTAATGAAAGAAGAGGCGGATATCAAATGA